From Anaerohalosphaera lusitana, one genomic window encodes:
- a CDS encoding UDP-N-acetylmuramoyl-L-alanyl-D-glutamate--2,6-diaminopimelate ligase: MTFTQLLTLVQESQDKIGVCSDSRQVTEGDVFVAVAGSNVDGHEYIGQAIEKGAGYVVAQREPSTNGVPVVMVDDSAKALGELAQARYGNPASRMTSLAVTGTNGKTTVAYIVRSIISCTPHKCGMIGTVQYDTTAREESASLTTPDSLQIARLTNEMVENNARFMAIEASSHALDQERLAGLKFTAAAFTNLSGDHLDYHESEEEYLAAKTKLFRNLPMHAVAVLNAGSPHARKIAAETKARVLWYGIDRHADIIASIHKMDADGTTYGLHFNGHSQPIRTKLLGKHNVANQLAAAGLCIAAGFDLNTVARGIERLERIPGRLDPVESDKPFKVLVDYAHTDDALANVLATLRPICEGELTVVFGAGGDRDKTKRARMAKVAEEKADSIYVTSDNPRTEDPGQIIDDILAGFADADKVTVEQDRKKAIELAVKNAKAGDVVLIAGKGHETYQVLGTERIDFDDREVAAAVMG; this comes from the coding sequence ATGACTTTTACCCAGTTGCTGACGTTGGTCCAGGAATCACAGGATAAGATAGGCGTCTGCTCGGATTCGAGACAGGTTACGGAAGGTGATGTTTTTGTGGCTGTGGCGGGCAGTAATGTTGACGGGCACGAGTACATCGGGCAGGCGATAGAGAAGGGCGCGGGTTACGTGGTTGCCCAGCGCGAGCCCTCGACGAACGGTGTGCCGGTTGTGATGGTCGACGACAGCGCGAAGGCACTGGGTGAGCTGGCGCAGGCGCGGTACGGCAACCCTGCGTCGCGGATGACGAGCCTGGCGGTTACGGGGACGAACGGCAAGACGACGGTTGCTTATATCGTGCGTTCGATCATATCCTGCACGCCTCACAAGTGCGGGATGATCGGGACGGTGCAGTATGATACGACGGCTCGGGAGGAATCGGCATCGCTGACGACGCCGGACTCGCTGCAGATCGCTCGGCTTACGAATGAGATGGTTGAGAATAATGCGAGGTTCATGGCGATAGAGGCGTCGAGTCATGCGCTGGATCAGGAGAGGCTGGCGGGGCTGAAGTTTACTGCGGCTGCGTTTACGAATCTGTCGGGTGATCATCTGGACTATCACGAGAGCGAGGAAGAGTACCTGGCGGCGAAGACGAAGCTTTTCAGGAATCTGCCGATGCATGCTGTGGCTGTGCTGAACGCGGGTTCGCCGCATGCGAGGAAGATCGCGGCTGAGACGAAGGCGCGGGTGCTGTGGTACGGCATCGACAGGCATGCGGATATTATCGCGAGCATTCACAAGATGGACGCGGACGGGACGACGTACGGGCTGCACTTCAACGGACATTCGCAGCCGATCAGGACGAAGCTGCTGGGCAAGCATAACGTGGCTAATCAGCTCGCGGCGGCGGGGCTGTGTATTGCGGCTGGGTTCGATCTGAATACGGTCGCACGCGGTATCGAGCGGCTGGAGAGGATACCGGGCAGGCTCGATCCGGTGGAGTCGGACAAGCCTTTCAAGGTGCTGGTGGATTACGCTCATACGGACGATGCGCTGGCGAATGTGCTGGCGACGCTGCGGCCGATATGCGAGGGGGAGCTGACTGTCGTGTTCGGCGCGGGCGGGGATCGGGACAAGACGAAGCGGGCGCGGATGGCGAAGGTCGCGGAGGAGAAGGCGGACAGTATCTATGTGACGTCGGACAATCCGCGGACGGAGGATCCGGGGCAGATCATCGATGATATTTTGGCGGGGTTTGCGGATGCGGATAAGGTGACGGTCGAGCAGGACCGCAAGAAGGCGATCGAGCTGGCGGTGAAGAACGCCAAGGCGGGGGATGTGGTGCTGATCGCGGGCAAGGGGCATGAGACGTACCAGGTGCTGGGAACAGAGCGGATCGATTTTGATGATCGTGAAGTGGCCGCGGCGGTTATGGGGTAG
- a CDS encoding GLUG motif-containing protein, protein MGNKQTFIITILAIVSSCVLAIDGDMGEASYGIENKPDGSEQYPYLIEDFEDFQEFCGDTRYWRAEVQTRLECDLDLDPNLPGRIIYTHAPIAPDTDSSNNGFQGTEYQGIFDGADHTISKLSINGADICGLFGLISSPASVKNLNITNVSIIGQNYVGVLAGSISNCELLDNSSSGTVNGNEQVGGLIGRNYNAEIKSCSSICTVNNSASYIGGLVGLNDGTIHNCSSEGTVDGVEFVGGLVGANANYATITNGCSTSDVNASGPYSGGLLGYNSYGGTVSDSSSFGEVYGATYTGGLIGYSYYGDIESSYSESLVTASGNYSGGLLGYKHYGTISGCYTTGLTNGIEYVGGLLGYANGGNVLDSYSTGSVNATNRHIGGLLGYNSDYAIIKTCYSSSNVETTSDGAGGLVGFNSGYIERSFSVGSVIGSHYIGGLVGDNLKGNIYSSYSTASVMGIGSRIGGLVGDNNEGNVSGCYSTGPVSAETTSHDVGGLVGWNFEGNVINSFWNIETSNMTTSAGGTGAKGISTEQMKTIDTFVNAGWDLVSVWNIEEAQTYPLLRKYLAVDTNYDDTVNLTDLSILAEYWLEGME, encoded by the coding sequence ATGGGAAATAAGCAAACATTCATCATCACCATTTTAGCAATTGTGTCTAGCTGTGTCTTAGCTATTGATGGAGACATGGGAGAAGCATCTTATGGCATAGAGAACAAACCTGATGGCTCCGAACAATACCCGTATCTGATTGAAGATTTTGAAGACTTCCAAGAGTTTTGCGGAGATACACGTTACTGGCGCGCCGAAGTCCAGACCCGTCTCGAATGTGATTTGGACCTCGACCCAAATTTACCGGGAAGGATTATTTATACTCATGCCCCAATTGCACCCGATACAGACAGTTCTAACAATGGTTTTCAGGGCACAGAGTATCAGGGCATATTTGACGGCGCCGATCATACCATAAGCAAGTTATCTATTAACGGTGCAGACATTTGCGGCCTGTTTGGCTTAATAAGTTCACCAGCATCTGTTAAAAATTTAAATATAACTAACGTTTCAATTATAGGGCAGAACTATGTCGGAGTATTGGCTGGAAGTATTTCTAACTGTGAATTATTAGACAATTCGTCGTCGGGAACTGTTAATGGAAACGAACAAGTGGGCGGATTAATCGGTCGTAATTATAACGCTGAAATAAAAAGCTGTTCTTCTATTTGTACCGTTAATAACTCAGCTTCATATATTGGGGGACTTGTCGGTCTCAACGATGGAACAATTCACAATTGTTCTTCAGAAGGAACGGTAGACGGCGTGGAATTTGTGGGTGGCTTGGTCGGCGCAAATGCGAACTATGCCACTATAACCAACGGGTGTTCAACGAGCGATGTAAATGCCAGTGGACCATACTCAGGCGGGCTACTTGGGTATAACAGCTATGGAGGAACTGTGTCGGACAGTTCATCTTTTGGCGAAGTATACGGAGCTACTTATACAGGTGGTCTCATAGGTTACAGTTACTACGGAGATATCGAATCCTCTTATTCAGAAAGCCTGGTCACCGCCTCTGGCAATTATTCAGGAGGTCTGCTTGGTTATAAACATTACGGCACCATATCAGGATGCTATACGACAGGATTAACTAACGGAATCGAATATGTCGGTGGCCTGCTTGGATACGCAAATGGAGGAAATGTTCTGGATAGTTATTCCACGGGCTCTGTCAACGCAACCAATCGACACATTGGAGGATTACTAGGTTATAATAGCGATTATGCCATAATAAAAACTTGCTATTCTTCCAGCAACGTTGAAACCACCAGCGACGGAGCTGGTGGGCTAGTGGGTTTTAACAGCGGATATATTGAACGCAGCTTTTCGGTTGGATCAGTTATAGGGAGTCATTATATTGGGGGCCTGGTAGGGGACAATCTTAAGGGCAATATTTATTCCAGTTATTCAACAGCTTCAGTTATGGGCATTGGTAGCCGTATTGGTGGATTGGTTGGGGACAACAACGAAGGCAATGTATCCGGCTGTTATTCTACTGGTCCAGTCTCAGCGGAGACTACAAGTCACGATGTCGGGGGCCTCGTAGGATGGAACTTTGAGGGTAATGTCATCAATAGTTTTTGGAATATTGAAACATCCAATATGACTACCAGTGCAGGCGGTACAGGGGCAAAAGGTATTTCAACTGAACAAATGAAAACAATTGATACTTTTGTAAATGCCGGGTGGGATTTGGTTTCAGTTTGGAATATCGAGGAAGCGCAAACATATCCTCTTTTACGCAAATATCTAGCAGTAGACACAAACTATGACGATACCGTTAATCTGACCGATCTATCTATTCTTGCTGAATACTGGCTCGAAGGGATGGAGTAG
- a CDS encoding sulfatase: MCDWVVGRREFLKGLGLGAVCLGLSPVLGAVGGSSGKKGKPNVLFIAVDDLRPELGCYGQGHIKSPNIDRLADTGTLFRRAYCNVPVCGPSRVSLMTGLRVGSGAWKTAGIKREFTSLPAYFKRNGYTAVSNGKIFHHMHDREEDWSREPWRSVPIYHGGNWAKYNKNGLWQDEESGEHINPSKGRGPYYECADVEDDAYQDGKLAEKAVRDMRELASADEPFFLACGFWRPHLPLNAPKKYWDMYDAEEIELADNRFRPKNLPKQVRNSGEIFQYSEVREGFNSYEFHRRTRHAYYACVSYVDAQIGKLLDELDRLGIADNTIVVLWGDHGWHLGEHDFWGKHNTLNNALQSPLIVRDPRGEAGATDSLAEFVDVYPTLCELAGVAVPDHLDGKSLAGVMKDTDVRIHDAVFARWGDAVAMKTDRYLYTEWVKGGETTGRMLFDHKNDPEENINIAEKPENAELVKRLSGKVHEHLRILSDK, encoded by the coding sequence ATGTGTGATTGGGTTGTTGGTCGTCGGGAGTTTCTTAAGGGTTTGGGGCTTGGGGCGGTTTGTCTGGGTTTGTCGCCTGTTTTGGGGGCGGTTGGTGGGTCTTCGGGCAAGAAGGGTAAGCCGAATGTGTTGTTTATTGCGGTGGACGATCTTCGGCCCGAGCTGGGGTGTTACGGGCAGGGGCATATCAAGTCGCCGAATATCGATCGGTTGGCGGATACGGGTACGCTGTTCAGGCGGGCGTACTGCAATGTGCCGGTGTGCGGGCCATCGCGGGTGAGTCTGATGACGGGGCTGCGCGTTGGGTCGGGGGCGTGGAAGACGGCGGGGATCAAACGGGAGTTTACTTCGTTGCCCGCATATTTCAAGCGGAACGGGTATACGGCTGTTTCCAACGGCAAGATATTTCACCATATGCATGACCGGGAAGAGGACTGGTCGCGTGAGCCGTGGCGGTCGGTGCCTATTTATCACGGGGGAAACTGGGCGAAGTATAACAAGAACGGGCTTTGGCAGGACGAAGAGTCGGGTGAGCATATCAATCCGTCGAAGGGGCGGGGGCCTTATTATGAGTGTGCGGATGTGGAGGATGACGCGTACCAGGACGGGAAACTGGCTGAGAAGGCGGTCAGGGATATGCGGGAGCTTGCAAGTGCGGATGAGCCTTTCTTTTTGGCGTGCGGGTTCTGGCGGCCTCATCTGCCTTTGAACGCGCCGAAGAAGTACTGGGATATGTACGATGCGGAGGAGATAGAGCTGGCGGATAATCGGTTCCGGCCGAAGAATCTGCCTAAGCAGGTGCGGAACTCGGGTGAGATATTTCAGTATTCCGAGGTGCGGGAGGGGTTCAATTCGTATGAGTTCCATCGGCGGACGCGGCATGCTTATTATGCGTGTGTGAGCTATGTCGATGCGCAGATCGGCAAGCTGCTGGATGAGCTGGATCGGCTGGGGATCGCGGACAATACGATCGTGGTGCTTTGGGGAGATCATGGATGGCACCTGGGTGAGCATGATTTCTGGGGCAAGCACAACACGCTGAACAATGCGCTGCAGTCGCCGCTGATCGTGCGTGATCCGCGGGGTGAGGCGGGGGCGACGGATTCGCTGGCGGAGTTTGTGGATGTTTATCCGACGCTGTGTGAGCTGGCGGGGGTTGCGGTGCCGGACCATTTGGACGGAAAGAGCCTGGCGGGTGTGATGAAGGATACTGATGTGCGGATTCATGATGCTGTGTTCGCTCGGTGGGGCGATGCGGTGGCGATGAAGACGGATAGGTACCTGTATACGGAGTGGGTCAAGGGCGGCGAGACGACGGGACGGATGCTGTTCGACCATAAAAATGACCCGGAGGAGAACATTAACATAGCCGAAAAGCCGGAAAATGCCGAACTTGTAAAGAGGCTGAGCGGAAAAGTTCACGAGCATTTACGGATTTTGAGCGATAAGTAG
- a CDS encoding UDP-N-acetylmuramoyl-tripeptide--D-alanyl-D-alanine ligase — protein sequence MKAITIRELAGAVGAVRTGFDEHSAAGGLGIATSPSAPRDDRQGESGRGEGDDILGKDKESLRDSFSMLGPPEADDKGVDGCSMLGPPEADGKKGDSAEGEKEKGNREPNCGAGGDAVAGSACGGDLFSGPRIKSGVTAGGRDDIGGRGDGVGGGGDKDSGLKEDGHSGSSGLRLPRRCAPRNDNGGWGAVGADSVRDKESLRDADSCWIPDQVRDDNLRDREIIGVSTDTRTLGAGECFFAIRGENFDGHAYVSAAVEKGAACVVVEDGACVSGCGVPCVVVEDTVRALGDLARWYREQLGAKVVAITGSAGKTTVRHILGHVLSQHFRCHQAKKSFNNHIGLPLTLLGADEDDEIIVCELGTNSPGEIEYLSRVAGPDAAVVNNVGEAHLEGFGTVENIAQEKTSIRAGLRDGGKLLINVDCAVLVSYCDEAGLSYVGFGTGASADVRASEVKTTGLAGELVVDDMVISVPLAGEANLYNALAAYAVARQFGVTADEFAKAMPGLESPEMRLDLQYAGRVTIINDCYNANPASMRNAVETLGHLVRGHDGRAVFICGHMAELGADADRLHAELGGTIGAAELDLLVGVGAHADVTVEAAARASENGLKTRIFPDVEVLCNNLQQIVRPDDIILVKGSRAAGLERAIDELVGLFG from the coding sequence ATGAAAGCGATCACAATACGAGAATTGGCGGGGGCTGTTGGTGCGGTTCGTACTGGTTTTGACGAGCATTCGGCTGCCGGGGGGCTTGGGATCGCCACGTCGCCTTCGGCTCCTCGCGATGACAGGCAGGGGGAGTCAGGAAGGGGCGAAGGGGATGACATACTAGGAAAAGATAAGGAGTCGCTTCGCGACAGCTTTTCTATGCTGGGTCCGCCTGAGGCGGATGACAAGGGTGTGGATGGTTGTTCTATGCTGGGTCCGCCTGAGGCCGATGGCAAAAAGGGGGATAGTGCGGAGGGGGAAAAGGAGAAGGGCAATAGAGAGCCGAATTGCGGGGCAGGTGGTGATGCTGTTGCAGGGAGTGCATGCGGCGGCGATTTGTTCTCTGGGCCCCGGATCAAGTCCGGGGTGACAGCAGGAGGCAGGGATGATATTGGGGGGCGTGGTGATGGTGTTGGGGGCGGGGGTGACAAGGATAGCGGTTTAAAGGAGGACGGGCATTCGGGGTCGTCGGGTTTGAGATTGCCACGTCGCTGCGCTCCTCGCAATGACAATGGGGGCTGGGGTGCGGTTGGTGCGGATTCAGTAAGGGATAAGGAGTCGCTTCGCGATGCTGATTCATGCTGGATCCCGGATCAAGTCCGGGATGACAATCTGCGCGATCGTGAAATTATTGGCGTTAGTACGGATACTCGGACGCTTGGTGCTGGGGAGTGTTTTTTTGCGATTCGGGGGGAGAATTTTGACGGGCATGCGTATGTTTCGGCGGCGGTTGAGAAGGGTGCGGCGTGTGTCGTGGTGGAGGATGGCGCGTGCGTGAGCGGGTGCGGGGTGCCGTGCGTGGTTGTGGAGGACACGGTGCGGGCGCTGGGTGATCTGGCGCGGTGGTATCGTGAGCAGTTGGGGGCGAAGGTGGTGGCGATCACGGGGTCGGCGGGCAAGACGACGGTACGGCATATTCTGGGGCACGTTCTGTCGCAGCATTTCCGGTGTCATCAGGCGAAGAAATCGTTCAACAATCATATCGGGCTGCCTTTGACGCTGCTGGGGGCGGATGAGGACGACGAGATAATCGTGTGCGAGCTTGGGACGAACAGTCCGGGGGAGATCGAGTATTTGTCTCGGGTGGCTGGGCCTGACGCGGCGGTGGTGAACAATGTGGGCGAGGCGCACCTGGAGGGGTTCGGGACGGTCGAGAATATCGCGCAGGAGAAGACGTCGATCCGGGCGGGGCTGAGGGACGGCGGGAAGCTGCTTATCAATGTTGATTGTGCGGTGCTGGTGAGTTATTGCGATGAGGCGGGGCTGTCGTACGTGGGATTCGGGACGGGGGCGAGTGCTGATGTTCGGGCGAGCGAGGTGAAGACGACGGGACTGGCGGGGGAGCTGGTGGTTGATGATATGGTGATATCGGTGCCGTTGGCAGGGGAGGCGAATCTGTATAATGCGCTGGCGGCGTATGCAGTTGCGCGGCAGTTCGGGGTGACGGCGGATGAGTTCGCCAAGGCGATGCCGGGGCTGGAGTCGCCGGAGATGCGGCTGGATTTGCAATACGCGGGGCGGGTTACTATAATCAACGACTGTTACAATGCGAATCCGGCGTCGATGCGGAACGCGGTTGAGACGCTGGGGCACCTGGTGCGGGGGCATGACGGACGCGCGGTGTTTATCTGCGGGCACATGGCTGAGCTTGGGGCGGATGCGGACCGGCTGCATGCCGAGCTCGGTGGGACGATCGGTGCGGCGGAGCTGGATCTGCTGGTCGGGGTGGGGGCGCATGCGGATGTGACGGTTGAAGCGGCGGCTCGGGCATCGGAAAACGGGCTGAAAACGCGGATTTTCCCGGACGTTGAGGTACTTTGTAATAATCTGCAACAAATCGTTCGGCCTGACGATATAATACTCGTGAAAGGTTCGCGGGCGGCGGGGCTCGAAAGGGCAATCGACGAGCTGGTGGGCCTTTTCGGGTGA
- the mraY gene encoding phospho-N-acetylmuramoyl-pentapeptide-transferase encodes MIYHFLHTFREFFTGTLGFYAYEEVMFRAILAAITSATIALITGPKIIRWLMKKKIGDHPEFNHTDLNDLMKERANTPTMGGLIILLAMMVSTFLWAKLDNPFIHKAIFIVIWFGAIGAVDDWLKLTSKIKNRSRDGLKAWEKLVFQFGGAVLIAHFLYADFANVPDARMLWLPFYKHGIPLAGWAFAIIAVLYISATSNAVNLTDGMDGLAPGCIGIVSATLIILCYVSSESMSPHGESQTWASYLLLPHIPQAGELCIFYASIMGAILGFLWYNSHPAQVFMGDIGSLPLGAAMGYGAVVARHEILLLLIGGVFVMEMLSVIMQVGYYKYSGGKRIFRCAPIHHHFHLKGWSEPQVVSRFWLLAIFFATIALATLKLR; translated from the coding sequence TTGATATATCACTTTTTACACACATTCAGAGAGTTCTTTACCGGTACGCTTGGCTTTTATGCCTATGAAGAGGTCATGTTCCGGGCGATACTGGCGGCGATAACGTCGGCTACGATCGCGCTGATCACGGGGCCGAAGATCATCCGGTGGCTGATGAAGAAGAAGATCGGCGATCATCCGGAGTTCAATCATACCGACCTGAACGATCTGATGAAGGAGCGGGCGAATACGCCGACGATGGGCGGGCTGATCATTCTGCTGGCGATGATGGTTTCGACTTTTCTGTGGGCGAAGCTGGACAATCCGTTCATTCACAAGGCGATATTTATCGTTATATGGTTCGGGGCGATCGGGGCGGTGGATGACTGGCTGAAGCTGACGAGCAAGATAAAGAACCGTTCGCGGGACGGGCTGAAGGCCTGGGAGAAGCTGGTGTTCCAGTTCGGCGGGGCGGTGCTGATCGCTCATTTTCTGTATGCGGATTTTGCGAATGTGCCGGACGCGCGGATGCTGTGGCTGCCTTTTTACAAGCACGGGATACCGCTAGCGGGGTGGGCGTTCGCGATTATTGCGGTGCTGTATATTTCGGCGACTTCGAATGCGGTGAACCTGACGGACGGGATGGACGGGCTGGCGCCGGGGTGTATCGGGATAGTTTCGGCGACGCTGATCATTCTGTGCTATGTGTCGTCGGAGTCGATGTCGCCTCACGGGGAGTCGCAGACGTGGGCGTCGTATCTATTGCTGCCGCACATTCCGCAGGCGGGTGAGCTATGCATTTTTTACGCGTCGATCATGGGGGCGATATTGGGGTTTTTGTGGTACAATTCGCATCCGGCGCAGGTTTTTATGGGGGATATCGGTTCGCTGCCTTTGGGTGCGGCTATGGGGTACGGAGCGGTGGTTGCCAGGCACGAGATATTGCTGCTGCTGATCGGGGGTGTGTTCGTGATGGAGATGCTTTCGGTCATTATGCAGGTGGGGTATTACAAGTATTCGGGGGGCAAACGCATTTTCCGGTGTGCGCCGATACACCATCACTTTCATCTCAAGGGCTGGTCCGAGCCGCAGGTGGTTTCGCGGTTCTGGCTGCTGGCGATTTTCTTCGCGACGATCGCACTGGCAACGCTGAAGCTGCGGTAG
- a CDS encoding transposase, whose product MNQPASNGPTISFDEFGPLEIRPQPGRNYCHTDHPKRLPATYTRKHGVQHWLAFYDVHQKKLWGYVRPRKRHQEFLEVLKLTRKKYPANQRIHLILDNFSPHRKDKVLRYCRENNIHLIWTPTNASWLNPIECQFTHVKEFVIRGTNYQNHNELKIALNRYVAYRNKKNQQKLNLDN is encoded by the coding sequence GTGAACCAGCCGGCCTCAAACGGGCCGACCATATCATTCGACGAGTTCGGACCGCTGGAGATTCGTCCTCAGCCAGGCCGGAATTACTGTCATACCGACCATCCCAAGAGGCTGCCTGCGACCTATACCCGCAAACACGGCGTTCAGCACTGGCTGGCGTTTTACGATGTCCATCAGAAAAAGCTCTGGGGATATGTTCGGCCACGCAAGCGGCATCAGGAGTTCTTGGAAGTTTTGAAACTGACCAGGAAAAAGTATCCTGCGAACCAGCGGATCCATCTGATACTGGACAATTTCTCGCCGCACCGCAAGGACAAGGTTCTGCGGTACTGTCGCGAGAACAATATTCATCTGATCTGGACGCCGACCAACGCATCATGGCTAAATCCTATCGAATGTCAGTTTACCCATGTTAAGGAATTCGTCATACGCGGAACTAATTATCAAAACCACAATGAGCTTAAAATCGCTCTGAATAGATACGTAGCATATCGCAATAAAAAAAATCAGCAAAAGTTAAACTTAGATAATTGA
- a CDS encoding helix-turn-helix domain-containing protein, whose translation MCLYARDLSTSEGQQIQRILRSSKSRIKIRRGQVILASNQGYKVPAIAELVHYSPHHVRAIIKDFNQRGLKALEPKPRPGRPPEFTEDDKAIIAETAKCPPDLLDCPFKRWSLEKLREYLVQEKIVPTISIETLRTILREKKVKLRRTKTWKECNDPNLKSKKN comes from the coding sequence ATGTGTCTGTACGCCAGAGACCTCAGTACCAGTGAAGGCCAGCAAATTCAGCGGATACTCCGCAGCAGCAAAAGCCGAATCAAGATTCGTCGCGGCCAAGTCATTCTTGCCTCTAACCAGGGCTATAAAGTTCCTGCTATCGCCGAGCTGGTTCACTATTCGCCGCACCATGTCAGGGCCATCATCAAAGACTTTAACCAACGCGGCCTTAAGGCGTTGGAGCCCAAGCCCCGGCCGGGAAGACCGCCGGAGTTTACCGAGGACGACAAGGCCATTATTGCCGAGACTGCAAAATGTCCGCCCGATCTTCTGGACTGCCCTTTTAAGCGGTGGTCCCTGGAAAAACTGCGTGAATATCTTGTCCAGGAAAAGATCGTTCCTACGATCAGCATTGAAACACTCAGGACCATCCTGCGTGAAAAGAAGGTCAAGCTCCGGCGGACAAAGACGTGGAAAGAGTGCAACGACCCCAATCTCAAGTCTAAAAAAAACTAA
- a CDS encoding tetratricopeptide repeat protein yields the protein MRKVIIILTLISTSYLFAGEQTAKEIAEAARDGSSESLAQLEEMADGGNADAQYELGRMYHDGAGVRLDNGLAKKWFERSVARGNPKALYKLAVMYKYGRGTVRDLDKAQEYFKKAFAGIEEPANQGDAEAQYLFGNMYYHGNGTAVDNRKAYDWFSRAAKVGNYTAQYALGYMYLYGEGVQQDDIKSTKWFSKALPALRKAAEHGDIYAQLDLGNMLYSGYGVPEDETRAAEWYSKAAERGFADAQYELAVMYGAGRGVKADQCKEDELLEKAAEQGHLKAQLRLAKICDWRRQYEQAFKWYRRAAEQVHSGAMYELASMYDAGRGVEQSKEKAAEWCERAAEHGYIQAQSDMGYLYEHGEGVEQDYSKAFEWYCKASERGYPIAQLRLSYLYSKGLGVSVGRVKAYKWCVLSGRDASILDDARKQKELLEKTMSEDEIKEAMNLAEQWYRDYER from the coding sequence ATGCGTAAAGTAATTATCATACTGACACTCATTTCTACTTCATATCTTTTTGCTGGAGAGCAGACGGCAAAAGAGATCGCGGAAGCTGCCAGAGATGGAAGTTCCGAATCGCTTGCCCAATTGGAAGAAATGGCAGATGGTGGCAATGCCGATGCGCAGTATGAGCTGGGCAGGATGTATCATGATGGTGCTGGTGTTCGGCTGGATAATGGGCTGGCTAAGAAATGGTTCGAACGATCGGTTGCGAGGGGGAATCCTAAAGCCTTATACAAGCTGGCTGTTATGTATAAGTACGGGAGAGGGACTGTTAGAGACTTGGATAAAGCTCAGGAATATTTTAAAAAGGCTTTCGCTGGCATAGAGGAACCTGCAAATCAAGGTGACGCAGAAGCGCAATACCTTTTTGGCAATATGTATTATCATGGGAATGGTACGGCAGTTGATAATAGGAAGGCTTATGACTGGTTTTCTAGAGCTGCAAAGGTTGGTAATTATACGGCTCAATACGCCCTAGGTTATATGTATCTGTATGGTGAAGGTGTTCAACAGGATGACATTAAATCCACGAAATGGTTTTCTAAAGCGTTGCCTGCTCTCAGAAAAGCTGCTGAACATGGAGATATCTACGCTCAACTAGATTTAGGCAATATGCTCTATAGTGGTTACGGTGTACCTGAAGATGAGACTAGAGCAGCCGAATGGTATTCCAAAGCTGCTGAACGAGGATTTGCTGATGCACAGTACGAATTAGCAGTTATGTATGGGGCAGGGAGGGGTGTCAAGGCGGACCAATGTAAGGAAGATGAACTGCTTGAGAAGGCCGCTGAACAAGGGCACTTAAAGGCTCAACTTAGGCTGGCGAAAATATGTGACTGGCGGCGTCAGTACGAGCAGGCATTCAAGTGGTATCGGCGGGCGGCTGAGCAAGTACATAGCGGAGCAATGTATGAGTTAGCTTCAATGTATGATGCGGGTCGTGGAGTTGAGCAGAGTAAAGAAAAAGCGGCTGAGTGGTGCGAGCGGGCAGCGGAACATGGGTATATTCAGGCGCAATCCGATATGGGCTATCTGTATGAGCATGGTGAGGGTGTTGAGCAGGATTATTCGAAAGCTTTTGAGTGGTATTGCAAAGCGTCTGAGCGAGGTTACCCAATTGCTCAGCTTCGCTTGAGTTATTTATACAGTAAAGGGCTGGGAGTGTCAGTTGGTCGGGTTAAGGCTTATAAGTGGTGTGTGCTATCTGGCCGAGATGCTTCTATTCTCGACGATGCCAGAAAACAAAAGGAATTGCTCGAAAAGACCATGAGCGAAGATGAGATCAAGGAAGCGATGAATTTAGCAGAGCAATGGTATAGGGATTACGAGCGATAA